One part of the Mangrovibacillus cuniculi genome encodes these proteins:
- a CDS encoding ClpP family protease — MSFFMQEPGKEGEPKEEGKSSLMEKISQLGQTNVPQMSQDSNIHCMTIVGQIEGHMQLPPQNKTTKYEHVIPQLVAIEQNPKIEGLLVVLNTVGGDVEAGLAISEMLASLSKPTVSIVLGGGHSIGVPIAVSCDYSFIAETATMTIHPIRLTGLVIGVPQTFEYLDKMQERVIKFVKKHSNITEEDFKELMFAKGNLTRDIGTNVVGHDAVASGLIDGVGGLGPAMQKLNELIERRKETEGRIQ, encoded by the coding sequence ATGTCATTTTTTATGCAAGAGCCAGGTAAAGAAGGAGAACCAAAAGAAGAGGGAAAATCATCTTTAATGGAAAAAATCTCACAACTAGGACAAACAAATGTACCACAAATGTCTCAAGATTCTAATATTCACTGTATGACAATTGTGGGTCAAATTGAAGGACATATGCAACTACCACCACAAAATAAAACGACTAAATATGAACATGTCATTCCGCAATTGGTTGCAATTGAACAAAATCCAAAAATTGAAGGATTGTTAGTTGTGCTAAATACGGTAGGAGGAGATGTAGAAGCAGGTTTAGCAATCTCTGAGATGTTAGCGTCCCTATCTAAACCGACAGTTTCTATCGTTTTAGGAGGAGGGCATTCTATTGGAGTACCAATTGCAGTAAGTTGTGACTATTCCTTCATTGCTGAAACAGCAACAATGACGATACATCCAATTCGTTTGACTGGATTAGTTATTGGTGTACCTCAAACTTTTGAATACTTAGACAAAATGCAAGAGCGAGTAATTAAATTTGTAAAAAAACACTCCAACATTACCGAAGAAGACTTCAAAGAATTAATGTTCGCTAAAGGAAATTTAACAAGAGATATTGGAACGAACGTCGTTGGTCATGATGCTGTAGCAAGCGGTCTGATTGATGGTGTTGGTGGGTTAGGTCCTGCTATGCAAAAATTGAATGAATTAATTGAGCGAAGAAAAGAGACGGAGGGAAGAATACAGTGA
- a CDS encoding YlzJ-like family protein — translation MILYTHVPLEQVFPADYSSAQQSLITVNGVPLLVEKGQESFRVVRVMSCNPSDYLREDFTPGSELPLTLM, via the coding sequence GTGATCCTTTATACACACGTACCTTTAGAGCAAGTGTTTCCTGCAGATTATAGCTCTGCACAACAATCGCTGATTACGGTAAACGGTGTCCCATTATTAGTGGAAAAAGGACAAGAATCATTCCGTGTTGTACGTGTAATGAGCTGTAATCCTAGTGACTATTTGCGTGAGGACTTTACTCCTGGTAGTGAACTACCATTAACGTTGATGTAG